Proteins co-encoded in one Thermomicrobiales bacterium genomic window:
- a CDS encoding response regulator transcription factor codes for MSAPRLMIVDDHALFRESLGNLLSYRGRFNVVGDAGTGEEAIQMAIELNPDVVLMDINMPGIDGIEATRHIKALLPDIRIVMLTVFDDEDRLFEAIRAGAQGYLLKSIRSQELVDQLDGLSRGEAAISRRMAARILDEFRSLDRQAAIIEPEGGLSARETQVLELVVDRLSNKEIAERLSISEHTVKNHLKNILAKLQLSNRRQAAAYAVARGWIQPRRQS; via the coding sequence ATGTCGGCCCCGCGGCTAATGATCGTGGACGACCACGCGCTATTCCGTGAAAGCCTCGGGAATCTGCTGTCCTATCGCGGCAGGTTCAATGTCGTCGGCGACGCCGGGACCGGCGAAGAGGCGATCCAGATGGCCATCGAGCTCAACCCCGATGTCGTGCTGATGGATATCAATATGCCCGGCATCGATGGAATCGAGGCGACGCGCCACATCAAGGCGCTACTGCCCGACATTCGTATCGTGATGCTCACCGTCTTCGACGATGAGGACCGGCTCTTCGAGGCTATCCGCGCTGGCGCGCAGGGATATCTACTGAAGAGTATTCGCTCACAGGAGCTGGTGGATCAGCTCGACGGGTTGTCGCGTGGCGAGGCGGCCATCAGCCGCCGAATGGCGGCGCGAATCCTCGACGAGTTCCGCTCCCTCGACCGGCAGGCAGCGATCATCGAGCCGGAGGGCGGGCTATCCGCGCGGGAAACTCAGGTCCTGGAGCTCGTCGTCGATCGATTGTCGAACAAGGAGATCGCCGAACGACTCTCGATCAGCGAACACACCGTCAAGAACCATCTCAAGAATATCCTGGCCAAGCTCCAGCTCAGCAACCGGCGTCAGGCAGCGGCGTACGCCGTCGCACGCGGCTGGATCCAACCACGACGACAGTCATGA
- a CDS encoding sensor histidine kinase: MAAPHLDRVRHLNYLKWVGAIIPALAIYLSETIRHDWIEPYLPANIVGNIAVGVIAFCCSFAFSAFIFRIIDSMQAELLRRNAELAAVNEYATGAVSMLDVSGIVQRTRALLASLFPSAIVTISLHGQHPAGGAPAPAPRPDSHQTQAALQSHRGTIGSITIVQPERELDVSEQRLLHLVADTSTMAIENALLLKELRSAAIADERHWLAREMHDGLGQLLASILVQIDIVEALTNDDERNHSLIALGALRDTAERANAEIRAEIASLRLLSDLDRDFFERLRTFVGDFEDQTGIATDLVVEHDPDTPLSPEAGLQLIRIIQESLSNIRKHSEATLVVIRLSAGEDDVSLEVEDNGRGFDTASVANDVVSRHFGLMTMRERAASLGGELHIESVIDGGTRLSALIPLHQNGALTNVGPAANDRGRPRAIP, from the coding sequence GTGGCCGCACCCCATCTCGATCGAGTACGACACCTCAACTACCTGAAGTGGGTCGGCGCGATCATCCCCGCGTTGGCTATCTATCTCAGCGAGACGATTCGCCACGACTGGATCGAGCCATACCTGCCGGCAAACATCGTCGGAAACATCGCCGTCGGTGTCATCGCGTTCTGTTGCTCGTTCGCCTTCAGCGCGTTTATCTTTCGGATTATCGACAGCATGCAGGCCGAGCTCTTGCGCCGCAATGCCGAGCTCGCGGCTGTCAACGAGTATGCGACCGGGGCAGTCTCGATGCTGGATGTCTCCGGTATCGTGCAGCGCACACGCGCGCTGCTCGCCTCTCTGTTTCCATCAGCCATCGTAACGATATCCCTCCATGGGCAACACCCGGCCGGCGGGGCGCCCGCGCCGGCGCCCCGGCCCGACAGCCATCAGACCCAGGCAGCGCTCCAGTCCCACCGCGGGACAATCGGCTCGATCACAATCGTCCAGCCAGAGCGCGAGCTCGACGTCTCCGAGCAGCGTCTCCTGCATCTCGTCGCCGATACCTCGACGATGGCGATCGAAAACGCGCTGTTACTCAAGGAGCTCCGCTCAGCCGCTATTGCTGACGAGCGGCACTGGCTCGCGCGCGAGATGCATGACGGTCTCGGCCAGCTGCTCGCCTCGATCCTGGTCCAGATCGACATCGTCGAAGCCCTGACAAACGACGATGAGCGCAACCATTCCCTCATCGCGCTTGGCGCACTGCGCGACACTGCCGAACGCGCGAATGCCGAGATTCGCGCCGAGATTGCGTCGTTGCGGCTGCTCTCCGATCTGGATCGCGACTTCTTCGAGCGATTGCGCACCTTCGTCGGGGACTTCGAGGACCAGACGGGCATCGCGACCGACCTCGTTGTCGAACACGACCCGGATACGCCACTGAGCCCCGAGGCCGGCCTCCAGCTGATCCGTATCATCCAGGAGAGCCTTTCGAACATCCGCAAGCACTCCGAGGCAACACTCGTCGTCATCCGACTCTCAGCTGGCGAGGACGACGTATCACTGGAAGTCGAGGACAACGGACGAGGATTCGATACGGCTTCCGTCGCCAACGATGTCGTCTCACGTCATTTCGGGCTCATGACCATGCGCGAGCGTGCCGCGAGCCTCGGTGGCGAGCTTCATATCGAAAGCGTAATTGACGGGGGGACGCGCCTTTCGGCGCTGATCCCACTGCACCAGAACGGAGCACTGACGAATGTCGGCCCCGCGGCTAATGATCGTGGACGACCACGCGCTATTCCGTGA
- a CDS encoding fumarylacetoacetate hydrolase family protein, with protein sequence MKIARYRQDGSAAHGIVEGGDVYMASGDLFGGLTKGARVGSLDDVALDVPVVPGKIVAIGLNYAAHVTETDPTREAPTEPVIFMKPPSALLPQGGVIALPPANRIDYEAELCIVIGKRASRVREAEALDYVLGYTCGNDVSHRDQQAKDGQWVRAKGYDTFCPLGPWIETELDPGNVAIQSRLNGDVRQSSHTSDMIFNPAFLVSFVSNVMTLEPGDVIMTGTPEGVGPMQAGDTIEVEIEGIGTLRNTCKARD encoded by the coding sequence GTGAAGATCGCACGGTATCGACAGGATGGCAGCGCTGCGCACGGGATCGTCGAGGGCGGCGATGTCTACATGGCCAGCGGAGATCTGTTTGGCGGGCTGACAAAGGGCGCGCGCGTCGGGTCGCTCGATGATGTGGCGCTCGACGTGCCGGTCGTGCCAGGCAAGATCGTGGCGATCGGGCTCAACTACGCCGCCCATGTGACGGAGACTGACCCCACCCGCGAAGCGCCGACCGAGCCAGTCATCTTCATGAAGCCGCCCAGCGCGTTGCTGCCGCAAGGTGGCGTGATCGCGCTGCCGCCGGCCAACCGAATCGATTACGAGGCCGAGCTGTGCATCGTCATCGGCAAGCGCGCCTCGCGCGTTCGCGAGGCCGAGGCGCTCGACTACGTCCTCGGCTACACCTGCGGCAATGATGTCTCGCACCGAGACCAGCAGGCGAAGGACGGCCAGTGGGTGCGAGCCAAGGGGTACGACACATTCTGCCCACTCGGCCCGTGGATCGAGACCGAGCTCGACCCCGGCAACGTCGCGATTCAATCGCGGCTCAACGGCGATGTGCGCCAGAGTAGCCATACGTCCGACATGATCTTCAACCCGGCGTTCCTGGTCAGCTTCGTCTCCAACGTGATGACGCTGGAGCCGGGCGACGTGATCATGACCGGCACGCCGGAGGGTGTTGGCCCGATGCAGGCCGGCGACACGATCGAGGTCGAGATCGAGGGCATCGGCACGCTACGCAACACCTGCAAGGCGCGAGACTAG
- a CDS encoding SDR family NAD(P)-dependent oxidoreductase, producing MARLAGRVAMITGGASGIGAASGRLFAAEGASVGIVDVDSAAVAAVVAEISAAGGAAFGQVADVSRSYEVRAATDAIADHFGRLDVLFSNAGVSGNGTVVEIAEEEFRRTIEVNLFGAFHAARHAIPHMAASGGGSIIFTASELALVGSRRNAAYTASKAALIGMARSMALDHAPDGIRVNVLCPGPIETPMLRRSIDRHANSADYEQMILDETPLHRIGSAEEIARVALFLASDDSSYMTGSTVIADGGATAQ from the coding sequence ATGGCACGGTTGGCAGGCAGAGTCGCGATGATCACTGGGGGCGCGTCGGGCATTGGCGCAGCGAGCGGGAGGTTGTTCGCGGCCGAGGGCGCGAGTGTCGGGATCGTCGATGTCGACTCCGCCGCAGTGGCCGCGGTCGTCGCGGAGATCAGTGCGGCCGGCGGGGCGGCGTTCGGACAGGTCGCGGATGTCTCACGGTCGTACGAGGTGCGCGCCGCCACCGACGCCATTGCCGACCATTTCGGCCGGCTGGACGTACTCTTCTCCAACGCAGGTGTTTCCGGCAACGGCACGGTGGTCGAGATCGCCGAGGAGGAGTTCCGGCGCACCATTGAGGTGAACCTGTTCGGCGCGTTCCACGCCGCCCGCCATGCCATCCCACACATGGCTGCCAGTGGCGGCGGCTCGATCATCTTCACCGCGTCCGAGCTCGCCCTGGTCGGCTCGCGTCGTAACGCCGCCTACACCGCCTCGAAAGCGGCGCTGATCGGCATGGCCCGGTCGATGGCGCTCGACCACGCGCCGGACGGTATCCGTGTCAACGTTCTCTGCCCCGGACCGATCGAGACTCCGATGCTACGTCGCTCGATCGATCGTCACGCAAATAGCGCCGATTACGAGCAGATGATTCTCGACGAGACTCCACTCCACCGCATCGGCAGCGCCGAGGAGATCGCGCGCGTCGCCCTGTTTCTCGCCTCGGACGACTCGTCGTACATGACGGGCAGCACCGTCATTGCCGATGGCGGCGCAACAGCGCAGTGA
- a CDS encoding DUF2156 domain-containing protein, producing MIEQAWREASAGATRFIELGRARRWLLPFTTSLLATMFVANAISGSLTHSIAGHSLLNDVGYGLDPLRVGRFDTLITNIPFALYPWMLVTITFLVLIGVAPFEVVAGWRRTAVVFFASQVGGYLFASLLVAWPLSATGSAWGQSLATARDVGPSAGAFGCLAALVWYLPRRWQWRGIVALFLYFMGFLILTHQIWDIEHLIAGMIGLGTGWLLVERNHGAGIARTLNRFPWPHSRDVAVILVVLAGLLNVYSAFVTSTHFHTRTWDNDIPFAALHGSRTFVALSGLGLILLGNGLRHGRRVAWLATLALLAGGAISQVIKGLEIEVATIEVLLLLWLLWHHDDYVARPDLPTVRRSLRFSAVALAMLPLYAALGFWLLRDRFNQPITPGIAVRETFARVLLTTTHQINGEHFRARWFLDSITWIWVAVLLVSVIALLRPILRLTKETDADRRDAFELLHRYGNSSVAHMTTWPGNTLLLNHHRDAYIAYRLIGDVALVLGDPIGSPDGCAAAIREFTHLTRHRGWTPCFYGVGEALRAEYARNGLAMMHVGEDAYIDLPALDLRGRRWQDARTAINRARRSGIELELVDASQIDPDILRQLREISDAWLRAKRMSEMGFTLGSLSGEPDPEVRFAVAIDDQRQVHGFVTWLPIHGTGGWVIDIMRRRPDAFNGIMEFLIISSALAFRDEGAPFVSLATAPLARVEREGEEIGTVEQAVIGLAGLVEPVYGAHSLFEFKNKFSPRWEPVYIAYPGASVLPKIGYAIVRAYMPDLGLNTLRDLVGGAQNTPDAHAKLAPPTPAS from the coding sequence ATGATCGAACAGGCCTGGCGTGAAGCAAGCGCCGGAGCCACGCGGTTCATCGAGTTGGGTCGTGCGCGCCGATGGCTGTTGCCGTTCACCACCAGCCTGTTGGCGACGATGTTCGTCGCGAACGCGATCAGTGGCTCGCTGACGCACAGCATTGCTGGCCATTCCCTTCTGAATGACGTCGGCTACGGTCTCGACCCGCTTCGGGTGGGCCGCTTCGACACGCTGATCACCAACATCCCGTTTGCGCTCTATCCCTGGATGCTGGTAACGATCACGTTCCTCGTTCTGATCGGCGTCGCGCCCTTCGAGGTGGTGGCCGGCTGGCGCCGGACGGCGGTCGTGTTCTTCGCGTCGCAAGTCGGCGGCTATCTGTTCGCGTCGCTGCTCGTCGCCTGGCCGCTCTCCGCGACCGGGAGCGCCTGGGGCCAGTCACTCGCGACGGCGCGGGATGTCGGACCGTCGGCAGGCGCCTTCGGCTGCCTCGCGGCTCTAGTCTGGTACCTGCCTCGACGCTGGCAATGGCGAGGCATCGTCGCGTTGTTTCTGTACTTCATGGGGTTCCTGATCCTGACACATCAGATATGGGATATCGAGCATCTGATCGCGGGCATGATCGGTCTCGGGACCGGCTGGCTGCTGGTGGAACGCAACCATGGGGCCGGCATCGCGCGCACGCTCAACCGATTTCCGTGGCCTCATTCGCGCGACGTCGCAGTCATACTGGTCGTCCTGGCCGGGCTGCTCAACGTCTACTCGGCGTTCGTCACATCGACGCACTTCCACACCAGAACATGGGATAACGATATTCCATTCGCAGCGCTGCATGGGTCGCGCACGTTCGTCGCGCTTTCCGGACTGGGGCTCATTCTGCTCGGCAACGGGCTGAGGCACGGTCGCAGGGTGGCATGGCTGGCGACGCTAGCGCTGCTAGCTGGCGGCGCCATCTCCCAGGTGATCAAGGGCCTTGAGATCGAGGTCGCAACGATCGAGGTGCTATTGCTGCTCTGGCTGCTCTGGCATCACGATGATTATGTCGCGAGACCGGATCTGCCAACCGTTCGCCGCAGCCTCAGGTTTTCAGCCGTCGCTCTGGCGATGCTGCCGCTCTATGCGGCGCTGGGCTTCTGGCTGCTCCGCGACAGATTCAATCAGCCGATCACCCCTGGCATTGCCGTGCGAGAGACGTTCGCGCGCGTGCTGCTGACAACGACGCATCAGATCAACGGCGAACACTTCAGAGCGCGCTGGTTCCTCGACTCGATCACCTGGATCTGGGTCGCCGTCTTGCTCGTCAGCGTTATCGCGCTCCTCCGGCCGATCCTGCGACTGACCAAGGAGACTGATGCCGACCGGCGAGATGCCTTCGAGCTGCTCCACCGCTATGGCAATTCGTCGGTTGCCCACATGACGACCTGGCCCGGCAACACGCTACTGCTCAACCATCACCGCGATGCCTATATCGCCTACCGTCTGATCGGCGACGTCGCGCTCGTCCTGGGCGATCCGATCGGATCGCCGGATGGCTGCGCCGCCGCGATCCGCGAGTTTACTCATCTCACCCGTCATCGGGGCTGGACTCCCTGTTTCTATGGCGTCGGCGAGGCGCTGCGCGCGGAATATGCTCGCAATGGATTGGCAATGATGCACGTCGGGGAGGACGCCTATATCGACCTGCCGGCACTCGATCTTCGCGGCCGGCGTTGGCAGGATGCCCGCACCGCTATCAACCGGGCCCGTCGGTCGGGAATCGAGCTCGAGCTCGTCGACGCGAGCCAGATCGACCCCGACATCCTTCGTCAGCTTCGTGAGATCTCGGACGCGTGGTTGCGCGCCAAGCGGATGTCGGAGATGGGCTTTACCCTCGGGAGCCTGTCTGGCGAGCCAGACCCGGAGGTGCGCTTTGCAGTCGCGATCGATGACCAGAGGCAGGTCCACGGGTTCGTCACCTGGCTACCGATCCATGGCACGGGTGGCTGGGTCATCGACATCATGCGCCGCCGGCCAGATGCGTTCAACGGCATCATGGAATTCCTCATCATCAGCTCCGCGCTCGCATTCCGCGACGAGGGCGCGCCGTTCGTCAGTCTCGCAACCGCGCCGCTGGCGCGGGTCGAGCGCGAGGGTGAGGAGATCGGCACCGTCGAGCAGGCGGTTATCGGGCTGGCCGGCCTGGTCGAACCGGTCTACGGCGCGCACTCGCTGTTTGAGTTCAAGAACAAGTTCTCCCCACGCTGGGAACCGGTCTACATCGCCTATCCCGGCGCTAGCGTGCTTCCGAAGATCGGCTACGCGATTGTGCGCGCATATATGCCGGATCTGGGGTTGAACACCCTGCGTGATCTCGTCGGCGGCGCGCAGAACACGCCCGACGCCCACGCCAAGCTCGCGCCACCCACGCCGGCCAGTTGA
- a CDS encoding alpha/beta hydrolase-fold protein, producing MRRKHNTVHHQRRWLRRAAVLLSVVSVAGLLLGIWGYTQGWDRYIHYRRLPDWGRSHEQALLQSLSTPPANTPPSAGGLANAAPAATAQTTSHIDMMTLGNGAVQDGHFDSATLGKSVAFRIYLPPGYDDPRFAQTRYPVVFLLHGSPGGCGDWVDGASADQTADALIRSGTIRPVIIVMPDGSLGDPHHDTQWGNSPVTGERVEAAIIDDLIPVIDQQYRTIARRDARAIGGLSSGGYGSINIALHHPETFGVAFSLSGYFKPTNTYDGHDIWGSDAARSANSPISQVHSLAQPMHILLMEGLDEGQGVADTNAFDAKLTQSKIDHRTLFASGGHSWEFWKTHLLDALEYANQHFPATANNAASVTGQPITTGGGTT from the coding sequence ATGCGCAGGAAGCACAACACCGTCCATCACCAAAGGCGCTGGCTCCGGCGGGCGGCAGTCCTCCTGAGTGTCGTCTCGGTCGCTGGGTTGCTACTCGGCATCTGGGGTTACACCCAGGGGTGGGATCGCTACATCCATTATCGCCGTCTTCCAGACTGGGGCCGCTCCCACGAGCAGGCGTTGTTGCAGTCGCTGTCGACTCCCCCGGCAAACACCCCGCCGTCGGCCGGTGGGCTGGCTAACGCCGCGCCGGCCGCAACCGCCCAGACGACAAGCCATATCGACATGATGACACTGGGGAACGGCGCGGTTCAGGATGGACACTTTGACAGCGCAACACTCGGCAAGAGCGTTGCATTCCGCATCTACCTGCCTCCTGGTTACGACGACCCACGCTTCGCCCAGACTCGCTATCCTGTGGTCTTCCTGCTGCACGGCTCGCCCGGTGGATGTGGAGACTGGGTCGATGGCGCGTCGGCCGATCAGACGGCCGACGCGCTGATCCGCAGCGGCACCATCCGTCCGGTCATCATCGTCATGCCAGACGGCTCGCTCGGAGATCCCCACCACGACACGCAATGGGGTAATTCGCCAGTGACTGGCGAGCGCGTCGAGGCCGCCATTATCGACGACCTGATTCCCGTGATCGACCAGCAATACCGCACAATCGCGCGGCGCGACGCACGCGCCATTGGCGGGCTCTCGTCCGGCGGGTATGGGTCGATCAACATCGCCCTCCACCACCCCGAAACGTTCGGGGTGGCCTTCTCGCTCTCGGGCTACTTCAAGCCGACAAACACGTACGACGGGCATGATATCTGGGGAAGCGACGCTGCCCGAAGCGCCAACAGCCCGATCTCCCAGGTTCATTCCCTGGCACAGCCTATGCATATCCTCCTCATGGAAGGGCTCGACGAGGGGCAAGGGGTCGCCGACACCAACGCATTCGATGCGAAGTTGACCCAGAGCAAGATCGACCATCGGACTCTCTTCGCATCGGGAGGCCACAGCTGGGAGTTCTGGAAGACGCACCTTCTCGACGCGCTCGAATACGCCAATCAACACTTCCCCGCAACCGCGAATAACGCCGCATCGGTAACCGGACAGCCGATCACTACGGGGGGTGGCACGACATGA
- a CDS encoding HAD-IC family P-type ATPase — translation MASQTILAAAPDLDTRKHLVGLTGADVEDRRARGAVNTVKPQSSRSYRRILFENAITFVNVLLYVIVGFLLALGLYGDAFMTAILVVANVVIGSFQEARAKRKLDKIALLTRPVATVLRDGVERQIEPGEIVVDDLLLVGPGDQVLVDGSIVLSTSVTMDESLLTGESDLVPKNVGDQVYSGSFCMTGGGIYRAEKVGAASMAQRITEQARAHRAAKTPLQREVTLAIRIMLFLMLLLGVQVADTFRQIYTHVPMTESVRAAAVIVALIPQGLIFMVTVSYAMAAVRMSGKGALIQRMNAVESTSQVNILCLDKTGTLTTNELQVRELAPIGLDEPALRRALGDFAASASSGNRTSNAIRTACPSEGRPVLAETPFSSDRKWSSVAFDDGVWVLGAPEMLLPALAGGAEIASRVSAWADQGYRVLLFAHAATGATLPDPAGSPELPAGLEPVGLISISDELRPEARSTIAEFAAEGIALKIISGDNPTTVAALAKQAGMPGDLAACSGLDLDGISDSDLDELAQRTTVFGRVSPQQKERIIRALRRGGDHVAMIGDGVNDVLALKQANLAISVRSGSQVARSVADIVLLDDSFAALPAAFREGQRILKGMQDIIRLFLIRALYTSLLIFGATQLRVEFPTTPKQSGLIAMLTVGIPVLFLALWAKPGVTPRRLIPSSGYFVVPAGVSIAIAGLTIYAAILSLGGKPEEARTAITVTSIACGLLLLPFLSPPSPAWVGGDELTGDRRPALLAGAILVLFVAGMFVGPLRDFYELIHLPLSIYVLIGFVVVGWASLLRFVWRLQLLPRSVAAVSRWIASIRGWFRRVFRREEPAATGSSN, via the coding sequence TTGGCATCGCAGACGATCCTGGCGGCCGCGCCCGACCTTGATACGCGCAAGCACCTTGTGGGGCTGACCGGCGCAGACGTCGAGGACCGGCGGGCGCGCGGCGCGGTCAACACAGTCAAGCCTCAGAGCAGCCGCTCCTACCGCCGCATCCTCTTCGAGAACGCGATCACCTTCGTCAATGTTCTCCTCTACGTCATCGTCGGCTTCCTGCTCGCCCTCGGCCTCTACGGCGATGCCTTTATGACAGCGATCCTCGTCGTGGCTAATGTCGTCATCGGCTCGTTCCAGGAGGCGCGGGCGAAGCGAAAGCTGGACAAGATCGCGTTGCTGACCCGGCCGGTCGCGACGGTGCTGCGCGACGGTGTCGAGCGCCAGATCGAGCCGGGCGAGATCGTCGTCGATGATCTGCTTCTCGTCGGGCCGGGGGATCAGGTGCTGGTCGACGGATCGATCGTTCTCTCGACGTCGGTAACAATGGACGAGTCGCTGCTGACCGGCGAGTCCGACCTCGTCCCGAAGAACGTCGGTGATCAGGTCTATTCCGGCAGCTTCTGCATGACGGGTGGTGGGATCTATCGGGCCGAGAAGGTCGGCGCAGCCAGCATGGCGCAACGCATCACCGAGCAGGCCCGCGCCCACCGCGCAGCCAAGACACCTCTCCAGCGTGAGGTGACGCTGGCGATCCGGATCATGTTGTTTCTGATGCTGTTACTGGGCGTCCAGGTCGCCGACACGTTCCGGCAGATCTACACCCATGTGCCGATGACCGAATCGGTCCGTGCTGCGGCGGTCATCGTTGCGCTCATCCCGCAGGGGCTGATTTTCATGGTTACCGTGTCCTACGCAATGGCAGCGGTGCGGATGTCGGGCAAGGGAGCGCTGATCCAGCGCATGAACGCGGTCGAATCTACCAGCCAGGTTAATATTCTCTGTCTGGATAAGACCGGCACGCTGACGACCAATGAGCTGCAGGTCCGCGAGCTTGCGCCGATCGGGCTGGATGAGCCGGCGCTGCGGCGCGCGCTGGGCGACTTCGCCGCCAGCGCTAGCTCTGGTAACCGCACGAGCAACGCGATTCGCACTGCCTGCCCGAGCGAGGGCCGCCCGGTTCTTGCCGAGACCCCGTTTTCCTCCGACCGTAAGTGGAGCAGCGTTGCCTTCGACGATGGCGTCTGGGTCCTGGGCGCGCCGGAGATGCTGTTGCCGGCGCTCGCCGGCGGGGCGGAGATCGCGTCGCGCGTCAGCGCGTGGGCCGATCAGGGATACCGGGTACTGTTGTTTGCCCATGCCGCCACCGGCGCAACATTGCCGGATCCGGCTGGGTCGCCCGAATTGCCGGCAGGCCTCGAGCCAGTGGGACTGATCAGTATCAGCGACGAGCTGCGCCCTGAGGCGCGAAGCACGATCGCCGAATTTGCCGCTGAGGGCATCGCGCTGAAGATCATCTCCGGCGATAACCCGACTACCGTCGCGGCGCTGGCGAAGCAGGCAGGCATGCCGGGCGATCTCGCTGCCTGCTCGGGCCTCGACCTCGACGGGATCAGTGATAGCGACCTTGACGAGCTGGCCCAGCGCACGACCGTCTTCGGACGCGTCTCTCCGCAGCAGAAGGAGCGCATCATTCGAGCGCTCCGCCGTGGCGGCGATCACGTCGCGATGATCGGCGATGGCGTAAACGATGTGCTGGCGCTGAAGCAGGCGAATCTGGCGATCTCGGTTCGCAGCGGCAGTCAGGTCGCGCGGAGTGTGGCCGATATCGTCCTGCTCGACGACTCATTCGCGGCGTTGCCCGCAGCCTTTCGCGAAGGGCAGCGCATTCTCAAGGGGATGCAGGACATCATCCGTCTGTTCCTCATCCGCGCGCTCTACACGTCGTTGCTGATCTTCGGCGCGACCCAGCTGCGTGTCGAGTTCCCGACGACGCCGAAGCAGAGTGGCCTCATCGCAATGTTGACGGTTGGCATCCCCGTGCTGTTTCTGGCGCTCTGGGCAAAGCCCGGTGTCACCCCTCGGCGGCTGATCCCCTCCTCGGGTTACTTCGTGGTGCCGGCCGGTGTCAGCATTGCCATCGCTGGCCTGACCATCTATGCGGCGATTCTGTCGTTGGGCGGCAAGCCCGAGGAGGCGCGGACGGCGATTACGGTGACGTCGATCGCCTGTGGGCTGCTGTTGCTGCCGTTCCTCTCGCCGCCGTCACCCGCCTGGGTTGGTGGCGACGAGCTGACTGGCGACCGGCGGCCGGCGCTGCTGGCCGGCGCGATCCTGGTGTTGTTCGTCGCCGGGATGTTTGTCGGGCCATTGCGCGATTTCTACGAGCTGATTCACCTGCCGCTGTCGATCTACGTATTGATCGGGTTCGTTGTCGTCGGTTGGGCGTCACTTCTGCGCTTCGTCTGGCGGCTGCAGCTGCTGCCACGCTCTGTCGCGGCAGTGAGCCGCTGGATCGCATCGATCCGCGGCTGGTTCCGTCGCGTGTTCAGGCGCGAGGAACCAGCCGCGACAGGCAGCAGCAATTGA
- a CDS encoding M20 family metallopeptidase has product MASRDELRKRIVDAIDAHRDEIINVTATIHQNPEVGNAEHMASALLASKLQGLGYEVEKPAGGLETAFVAALHGRGEGPIVAVLAEYDALAGVGHGCGHNLIAGSGLASAIGLQAVMPEINGIFQIVGTPAEETTGGKIDLVDAGVFDDVDAALMVHYGDRTGVPLSYPDGTSLALVGTKVEYFGKPAHAAADPYNGINALNAVIKLFTGLDALRQHVTMDTRIHGIITHGGDMANVIPHYASAFIEVRSESIEGLDALMEKFDKVAEGAALMTGCEMKLTRGNTFYDMRTNYIVAARYLENMKEVGLEIQPPRSRRGMGSTDFGNVSYKAPSVTGNFIISHEPMPGHSQEVVDASCSEFGYDQLIKVSKAMALTAFDLMTDADLLGAAKEQLANWDKIARQ; this is encoded by the coding sequence ATGGCCAGTCGGGACGAGCTTCGCAAGAGAATTGTGGACGCGATCGACGCGCATCGCGATGAGATCATCAATGTCACTGCGACGATCCATCAGAACCCCGAGGTCGGCAACGCAGAGCACATGGCGTCGGCGCTGCTGGCGTCGAAGCTGCAGGGGCTCGGGTACGAGGTCGAGAAGCCGGCCGGCGGGCTGGAGACTGCCTTCGTCGCGGCGCTGCACGGTCGGGGCGAGGGTCCGATCGTCGCCGTCCTCGCCGAGTATGACGCGCTCGCAGGCGTCGGGCATGGCTGCGGCCATAACCTGATCGCCGGCAGCGGGCTGGCCTCGGCGATCGGGCTGCAGGCGGTGATGCCAGAGATCAACGGCATCTTCCAGATCGTCGGGACGCCGGCCGAGGAGACCACCGGCGGCAAGATCGACCTCGTCGACGCGGGCGTCTTCGATGATGTCGACGCCGCGCTGATGGTGCACTACGGCGACCGCACGGGCGTGCCACTGAGCTATCCCGACGGCACAAGCCTGGCGCTGGTGGGGACGAAGGTCGAGTACTTCGGCAAGCCGGCCCACGCCGCCGCCGATCCGTACAACGGCATCAACGCGCTCAACGCCGTGATCAAGCTCTTCACCGGGCTGGACGCGCTGCGCCAGCACGTCACGATGGACACGCGGATCCACGGCATCATCACCCATGGCGGCGACATGGCAAACGTCATTCCACACTACGCGTCGGCGTTCATCGAAGTGCGCTCGGAATCGATCGAGGGTCTTGACGCGCTGATGGAGAAGTTCGACAAGGTGGCCGAAGGCGCCGCGTTGATGACCGGCTGCGAGATGAAGCTCACCCGCGGCAACACGTTCTACGACATGCGGACAAACTACATCGTCGCCGCCCGCTACCTTGAGAACATGAAAGAGGTCGGGCTCGAGATCCAGCCGCCTCGCTCGCGACGCGGGATGGGTTCGACCGACTTCGGCAACGTCAGCTACAAAGCTCCATCGGTGACGGGCAACTTCATCATTAGCCATGAGCCAATGCCGGGTCACTCGCAGGAGGTAGTCGACGCGTCCTGCTCTGAATTTGGCTACGACCAGCTCATCAAGGTATCGAAGGCGATGGCGCTGACCGCGTTCGACCTGATGACCGACGCGGACCTGCTCGGCGCAGCCAAGGAGCAGCTGGCGAACTGGGACAAGATCGCACGGCAGTAG